In a genomic window of Erigeron canadensis isolate Cc75 chromosome 5, C_canadensis_v1, whole genome shotgun sequence:
- the LOC122601285 gene encoding uncharacterized protein LOC122601285, with protein MVHWIMTCVATSSFLLSINGSLHGFFTGKRGLRQGDPLSPYLFTLVMEVLTLTLRRRIHESVDFTFHPKCEGLDILNLCFADDLLIFLLADVNSAIVIMETLEEFKNASGLAPSIPKSTAFFCNVLNHVKLSILTVLPFEEGTLLVKYLGVPLVSSRLVYRDCRGLIERATMFMLPEGVIKEIEQVLRNFLWSQGSLQKGKSKVAWDVVCFPKNEGGLGIRSLHDFNIALLSDRDGHFTEFTVANSWEAIRPRSAEVPCFFVVWFPSCIPRHAFHLWLVVKRKLRTQDLISSWDTNSNEPLLCSLCYQQSDSHNHLFFECSYASQVWRDVCGFMGIQQALIDWESILATIIPEPKKKTIDIIVLKLIFAATSYFIWQERNARLFKQEKRSAHKVTKIIIATVCLKFISMKFKKNSRVMKCLETWKIPLGMSNLA; from the exons ATGGTGCATTGGATTATGACTTGTGTGGCTACTTCATCTTTTTTGCTTAGTATAAATGGTTCACTTCATGGATTTTTCACTGGAAAAAGAGGTCTGAGGCAAGGGGATCCTTTATCCCCGTACCTGTTTACCTTAGTTATGGAGGTGTTAACACTTACGCTAAGGCGCAGGATTCATGAGTCTGTTGATTTCACTTTTCACCCTAAATGTGAAGGTTTGGATATTCTCAATCTTTGCTTTGCGGAtgatttacttatatttttacTTGCTGATGTGAATTCTGCAATTGTGATCATGGAGACTCTTGAGGAATTCAAAAATGCATCAGGTTTGGCTCCTAGTATCCCTAAGAGCACAGCTTTTTTCTGTAACGTTCTTAATCATGTCAAGCTGTCTATCCTTACAGTTTTACCATTTGAGGAAGGCACACTTCTTGTTAAATATTTAGGAGTTCCTTTGGTGTCGTCTAGACTTGTTTATAGAGATTGCCGTGGTTTGATTGAAAGG GCTACAATGTTTATGTTACCTGAAGGGGTGATTAAGGAAATTGAACAGGTTTTAAGAAATTTTCTTTGGTCTCAAGGTTCGTTGCAAAAAGGAAAATCTAAGGTTGCTTGGGATGTTGTGTGTTTCCCGAAAAATGAAGGAGGATTAGGTATCCGTAGTTTGCATGATTTTAATATTGCTCTTCTTTCG GATAGGGATGGCCATTTTACTGAGTTTACTGTGGCAAATTCTTGGGAGGCTATTCGGCCAAGAAGTGCGGAAGTTCCATGTTTTTTTGTGGTTTGGTTTCCATCTTGTATTCCAAGACATGCTTTTCACCTTTGGCTTGTTGTAAAGCGAAAGCTTAGGACGCAAGATCTGATTAGCTCATGGGATACAAATTCGAATGAACCTCTTTTGTGTTCACTTTGCTATCAACAAAGTGACTCCcataaccatttattttttgaatgttcTTATGCATCGCAAGTGTGGAGAGATGTGTGTGGATTCATGGGTATTCAACAAGCCCTTATTGATTGGGAATCTATACTTGCAACCATCATTCCAGAACCAAAGAAAAAGACTATTGATATTATTGTTCTGAAGCTGATATTTGCGGCCACCTCTTATTTTATTTGGCAGGAACGAAATGCAAGATTGTTCAAACAGGAGAAAAGATCTGCTCACAAAGTTACTAAAATCATAATTGCGACTGTTTGTTTGAAGTTTATCTCGATGAAATTTAAGAAGAATAGCAGAGTTATGAAGTGCTTGGAAACTTGGAAGATACCTTTGGGGATGTCGAATTTAGCATAA